One Centroberyx gerrardi isolate f3 chromosome 2, fCenGer3.hap1.cur.20231027, whole genome shotgun sequence DNA window includes the following coding sequences:
- the ved gene encoding ventrally expressed dharma/bozozok antagonist: protein MRGHFSIEWMAQSSQPAGTESLSASTKPLTGLSTSGTHSESLPGFYCRQKSGNWPNQEHQESRSQGFDTYGLSSLTGPEMSTLHHQSSHNKQVTEAGFSSGTEEETSGYESEGGRSLSPAAPSDGAPASPPSPPSGRRPRTAFTAEQISSLERAFKRNAYLGTQDKAELCKKLNLSDKQIRNWFQNRRMKLKRTVQDALAHACQANVASQFLHYPELQAYRSGPYPRYHSAQDGPAAAPYLHPHSLQYGSPSALPSVPALPLDSFYQYSSLPGVMLPSGTAQLMGSYQTYPQHY, encoded by the exons ATGAGAGGACACTTCTCCATTGAATGGATGGCCCAGAGCAGCCAGCCAGCAGGCACAGagagcctctctgcctccaccaAGCCCTTGACTGGACTCAGCACCTCCGGGACACACTCAGAGAGCCTGCCCGGCTTCTACTGCAGGCAGAAGTCCGGGAATTGGCCGAATCAGGAGCACCAAGAAAGTAGGAGCCAGGGTTTTGATACGTATGGCCTTTCCAGCCTCACCGGCCCTGAGATGAGCACTCTCCACCACCAAAGCTCTCACAATAAACAAG TGACGGAGGCCGGCTTCAGCAgcgggacagaggaggagacctCAGGCTACGAGAGCGAAGGGGGTCGTTCCCTCTCCCCCGCAGCCCCTTCGGACGGCGCTCCCGCCTCTCCGCCCTCCCCTCCGTCGGGCAGGAGGCCTCGCACGGCCTTCACGGCAGAGCAGATCAGCAGCCTGGAGAGAGCCTTCAAGAGGAACGCGTACCTGGGCACGCAGGACAAGGCCGAGCTCTGCAAGAAGCTCAACCTGTCGGACAAACAG ATCCGTAACTGGTTCCAGAACAGGCGGATGAAGCTGAAGAGGACGGTGCAGGACGCCCTGGCTCACGCCTGCCAGGCTAACGTAGCCTCTCAGTTCCTGCATTACCCCGAGCTGCAGGCCTACAGGTCGGGGCCCTACCCCAGATATCACTCTGCACAGGACGGCCCCGCtgccgccccctacctccatcCACACAGCCTGCAGTACGGCTCCCCCTCGGCTCTTCCCAGCGTCCCAGCGTTGCCCCTGGACTCATTTTACCAGTACAGCAGCCTCCCAGGagtgatgctgccttcagggaCCGCTCAGCTCATGGGATCCTACCAGACATATCCTCAGCATTACTGA
- the polm gene encoding DNA-directed DNA/RNA polymerase mu: MVPLKRRRVVSSSAGATGTDNNTKHGGGKVTEFPLVVLFLLERKMGASRRAFLSQLGRRKGFQVEELFSQSVTHVISENNSGDEVWTWLDSQDGGKAQRGDHCRPPVHLLDISWYTESMREGRPVEILDRHRLQEQKKNEAEAAAFSVPSYACQRRTALQGHNTLLTDALSVLADNAELSENEGRGVAFRRAAAVLKSLPGPVTGMEQLRGLPCLGEHSQRVIKDILENGASSEAESIKQSEWYKAVKVLTGIFGVGAKTADRWFREGIRSLSQLQRSGHTLNHAQQAGLKHYDDINRPVTKAEADAIGAIVEEAVSAVLPGAEITLTGGFRRGKLTGHDVDFLITHPEEGKEEGLMPKLVSWLESQGFLLYQKTTRNSYLESKEGPGRPASNMDRFERCLSIFKLATDRHVGQRRGTKLSEAKTENGLQTNTHENLNTTQETHSKKVCSLEAPMQSKGEALTDSYQQIDPNPQSHPHPLSLIHPSDIAPHMLGQEERLEADQTQTSGPRPWRAVRVDLVVSPVSQFAFALLGWTGSKLFERELRRWAGHEKAMSLSSHALYDNKQSLYLRASSEEDIFAHLGLEYIPPSERNA, encoded by the exons ATGGTGCCGTTAAAACGAAGAAGAGTTGTCTCCTCAAGTGCTGGCGCTACTGGGACTGACAACAACACGAAACATGGCGGAGGTAAAGTCACCGAGTTCCCCCtggttgttttatttctctTGGAAAGAAAGATGGGGGCGAGCCGGAGAGCTTTCCTCTCACAGCTTGGACGAAGGAAAGGATTTCAAGTGGAAGAGTTGTTCAG CCAGTCTGTCACGCATGTCATTTCCGAAAACAACTCTGGAGACGAGGTCTGGACATGGCTGGACTCTCAAGACGGAGGCAAAGCACAGAGGGGAGACCACTGCAGGCCACCTGTCCACCTGCTGGACATCAGCTGGTACACAGAGAGCATGCGTGAAGGCCGTCCTGTAGAGATActggacagacacagactgcaG gagcagaagaagaacgaAGCAGAGGCCGCAGCGTTCTCCGTACCCAGCTATGCGTGTCAGAGAAGGACCGCTCTACAAGGACATAACACCCTCCTCACT gaTGCTCTGTCCGTCCTGGCAGACAACGCTGAGCTCAGTGAGAACGAAGGGCGAGGCGTGGCATTCAGGCGGGCCGCCGCTGTGCTGAAGTCCCTCCCTGGACCAGTGACGGGCATGGAGCAGCTCAGAGGATTGCCCTGTCTTGGGGAGCATTCACAGAGGGTTATCAAG GACATTTTGGAGAATGGAGCATCAAGCGAGGCTGAATCTATAAAGCAGTCCGAGTGGTATAAAGCTGTAAAG GTGTTAACAGGTATCTTTGGAGTGGGAGCGAAGACGGCAGATCGGTGGTTCAGAGAGGGGATACGCAGCCTGTCACAGTTACAGAGATCAGGACACACACTCAACCACGCACAAcaagcag GTCTGAAGCACTATGACGACATCAACCGGCCAGTCACTAAGGCAGAGGCTGACGCCATCGGTGCGATTGTGGAGGAAGCTGTCAGCGCTGTGTTACCGGGCGCCGAGATCACTCTGACTGGAGGATTCAGGAG AGGGAAGCTGACAGGCCACGATGTTGATTTCCTCATAACCCACCCAGAGGAAGGCAAAGAGGAGGGACTAATGCCTAAACTGGTCTCCTGGTTGGAATCACAA GGTTTCCTGCTGTACCAGAAAACCACAAGAAACTCCTACCTCGAGTCCAAGGAGGGTCCCGGTCGGCCCGCCTCCAACATGGACCGCTTTGAGAGGTGCTTGTCAATCTTTAAACTGGCCACTGATAGGCATGTGGGGCAGAGACGAGGAACAAAACTGTCAGAGGCAAAGACAGAAAATGGTCTGCAGACAAACACGCATGAAAACCTCAATACAACCCAAGAAACTCATTCGAAAAAAGTGTGCAGTCTTGAAGCCCCCATGCAGAGTAAAGGGGAAGCACTTACAGACTCTTACCAACAGATAGATCCAAACCCGCAATCACATCCACATCCCTTGAGCCTGATCCACCCTAGTGACATCGCCCCGCACATGCTTGGCCAGGAGGAACGCTTGGAGGCGGACCAGACGCAAACCTCTGGACCCAGACCATGGAGGGCTGTGAGAGTGGACCTGGTCGTCTCCCCTGTCAGCCAGTTCGCGTTCGCTCTTCTGGGCTGGACAGGATCCAAG TTGTTTGAGAGGGAGCTGCGTCGCTGGGCGGGACATGAGAAGGCCATGTCTCTAAGCAGCCATGCTCTGTATGACAACAagcag agcctgtATCTGAGAGCTAGTTCAGAGGAGGATATATTTGCTCATCTTGGTCTGGAGTACATTCCTCCCTCAGAGAGAAATGCCTGA